In one window of Burkholderia cepacia ATCC 25416 DNA:
- a CDS encoding AraC family transcriptional regulator — protein sequence MEIDARTTPLQRTTPDHDPQSPTARLAALIAAYAPHDGTFELPVRGLRIARVSASPPHWNHGVHHACLSIVGQGAKSTRVGDAAYVIDESRMLVTTADLPATGRVTRASLAEPFLYAQLELDPARIAALTPRVFPRGLPKAVDCGALDTHDAPPEIIDAIARLMQLIAQPDDIDLLAPLIVDEILIRLLRGPSGARVAQVGQVDSTTQRISRAVAWIRDHYLDPMTVESLARQVDMSPSTFHHHFRAVTSMSPLQCQKMLRLQEARRLMCLSAMDAQQACRSVGYVSASQFSREYARLFGDAPGRDVVKLRDQTVPLSRVAP from the coding sequence ATGGAAATCGACGCCCGAACGACGCCGCTACAGCGCACCACACCTGATCACGACCCTCAGTCGCCCACAGCCCGGCTCGCTGCGCTGATCGCCGCCTATGCACCGCACGACGGCACGTTCGAGCTCCCGGTGCGTGGCTTGCGCATCGCACGCGTGTCCGCGTCGCCGCCACACTGGAACCATGGCGTGCACCACGCGTGCCTGAGCATCGTCGGACAAGGCGCGAAATCGACACGGGTCGGCGACGCCGCCTACGTGATCGACGAATCGCGGATGCTGGTTACGACTGCCGACTTGCCCGCCACCGGCCGCGTGACGCGCGCGAGCCTGGCTGAGCCGTTTCTTTACGCACAACTGGAACTCGACCCGGCCCGCATCGCGGCGCTCACACCACGCGTGTTTCCGCGCGGGCTGCCGAAGGCCGTCGACTGCGGCGCACTCGACACGCACGATGCGCCACCCGAAATCATCGACGCCATCGCGCGGCTGATGCAACTGATCGCACAACCCGACGACATCGACCTGCTCGCGCCGCTGATCGTCGACGAAATCCTCATCCGGCTGCTGCGCGGCCCGTCGGGTGCGCGCGTCGCGCAGGTCGGTCAGGTCGACTCGACGACACAGCGCATCTCGCGTGCGGTCGCCTGGATCCGCGACCACTACCTCGATCCGATGACGGTCGAATCACTCGCGCGACAGGTGGACATGAGCCCGTCGACGTTCCATCACCACTTCCGCGCGGTCACGTCGATGAGCCCGTTGCAATGCCAGAAGATGCTGCGGCTGCAGGAGGCGCGCCGCCTGATGTGCCTGTCGGCAATGGATGCGCAGCAGGCGTGCCGCAGTGTCGGCTATGTGAGCGCGTCGCAGTTCAGCCGCGAATACGCACGCCTCTTCGGCGATGCGCCGGGCCGCGATGTCGTGAAGCTGCGCGACCAGACGGTGCCGCTATCCCGCGTCGCGCCGTAG
- a CDS encoding LysR family transcriptional regulator, translating into MDQLQSIRAFVTVAREGGFRRAATRLRVSTAMASRLVDALETRLGARLLQRSTCHQSLTEIGELYLTRVERILGAIDEIDGRFVAMGSKPEGALRIAAPVAFGLSQLSALLDRFVSRFPDVRPTVTLTDAHVDLTSEDIDVAFLTDGMPVTGAHALHTLASYESVRVAAPGYVAAHGGAAASGDWPDLAAVRLDLPAAGGDDAAAFRPDATPGGSQGVGHLEMARRLAVAGMGAAVLPAYLVDADLADGALVRVAPVHSLAPVTLKLAHARTAHLPAAARAFIEFAGTAFRPAS; encoded by the coding sequence ATGGACCAACTTCAATCGATTCGGGCATTCGTGACGGTGGCAAGGGAAGGCGGTTTTCGCCGGGCGGCGACGCGGCTGCGCGTGTCGACGGCGATGGCGAGCCGGCTGGTCGATGCGCTCGAGACGCGCCTTGGTGCACGCCTGCTTCAACGCAGCACCTGCCACCAGTCGCTGACGGAAATCGGCGAGTTGTATCTCACGCGCGTCGAACGGATTCTCGGGGCGATCGACGAGATCGACGGTCGTTTCGTCGCGATGGGCAGCAAGCCGGAAGGCGCGCTGCGCATTGCCGCGCCGGTCGCGTTCGGGCTCAGCCAGTTGAGCGCGTTGCTCGATCGTTTCGTGAGCCGGTTCCCGGACGTGCGGCCGACCGTGACGCTGACCGACGCACATGTCGATCTGACATCCGAAGACATCGACGTTGCGTTCCTGACCGACGGCATGCCGGTGACAGGTGCGCACGCGTTGCACACGCTGGCCTCTTACGAATCCGTGCGCGTCGCGGCACCGGGTTATGTCGCCGCACACGGCGGCGCGGCTGCGTCGGGCGACTGGCCCGATCTTGCGGCCGTGCGGCTCGATCTGCCGGCCGCCGGTGGCGACGATGCGGCTGCGTTCCGGCCCGACGCGACGCCCGGCGGCAGTCAGGGAGTCGGCCATCTCGAGATGGCACGGCGGCTGGCCGTGGCCGGCATGGGCGCCGCAGTGCTGCCCGCGTATCTCGTCGACGCCGATCTGGCGGACGGTGCGCTGGTGCGCGTTGCACCGGTTCACTCGCTTGCGCCCGTCACGCTGAAGCTCGCGCATGCGCGTACCGCGCATCTGCCGGCCGCTGCACGGGCATTCATCGAATTCGCCGGCACCGCGTTCCGGCCCGCGAGTTAG